TACGGATTGGAGTAGTAATTTATAGCATTTCCAAAGCCTAGCTACGTACTTCTATCCTATAATAGTCGGTTAGGAAGAATATAGAAGTCGGTTATTAAAATGACTACAATATCCTTATTTATTAGCTACTctataaattacaaaaatactgAGTATTAGGTATTATAGGGGTatcaatgtaatttaaattcattattattacaaaagAGATAATAATACTCAACCctaaaacctaaaccctaaaatagcCGGCCAACTATCTCATAATACTCAAATTAGTAGtcaatctatactataaataaaagtaaaatcctcatatttcatttttccgcccaaacttttgtagtcaattaattaaatattttattggtcaaataattaataaagcttatttggtaagaaaatgtaaaatgaaaattaactaatatctattaattggtcatattgtttctatattcacgtatcaatactattaataaaagtaaaatcctctcCTTCAACTTTCTCGCagaaactaatattattaattaattggtataaaaaaaaaacttaataaagtttaattgataacaaaattttatttaccaaattctgagaatacttaaaccattataaatgtgagaataatgaaaacaaattctgcgtaattttataagaaataatattttattaattattatttacaccaataataataattcgaatacttatctattcTTCTATATCCATACTactattatttgtgtactaatgtacattcagtacacaaataatgtacattcactgaatacaatgtacattattttatactaaatgtacattatttgataatatggtccacacagctgggtggaccatggtccacacaataatgattgcatgtGTACCACTGCTCTCCAAAGTGATTTTCTTAATGTTTGCCCCATGAGCGTGAAGTAGCCTGTGGGACTATCCCATGTTCACCATTTAAACTCGTTTAGTCATTTCTAATCGGTTTTGACCCATATTCGAACCCTAGCCgatttctttcatttcttttcatattttggGTCACAATAGGCATAGATTTAGGTTACTAAACACTTTGGAGGCTTGTATTGAAGCATTTAATTTACACTTGAATTTCAAGACTTTATCTTCCATTTCAATAGATAAGTTACGTTCTATCTCCTTAATCCCTATTCCCATTTTGCTATTTACATattattcttgtatttttatattgtttatgATTATGAATCGTGAGTAGTTAATTTATGTTAGTTAGTTTATGTGCTTGGGTTAGGGTTATAGTATCTATTTAGATGCTTCATTTGTGATCATTGCGTAAAGGTAGAAATGCCTAACCTAAAGTTCTTTGATATTATGAATGAATTGTGGTAGATTATTGTTAATGTATTATTGGCCACATTCATTAGCATATTTTGGAGGATTCTTGGCCTTAATGAGTGTTGCGTCAAGATTTGAAATCACTCCTTGCATAATCCCTCACATCTAGAAATCATCATTTTTCCGACTACCTAAATTAAAGTGGTCGAAAAATGCCAAAATCCGGTCAGAAACTCTTGTTCCGACCACTTTGGGGATCCGGAAAAACCTTCGTCGGTATTTTTGACCACCACATCAAGTGTTCGAAAATAGTGTCCATTTTATTAAAGTCGTCGAAAAAATTGGTCGTAAATGGGAAAGTGACGTCGCATATTTTCCAACCACCGATAAATACATTTAAGAGAGAGACTTGCAATAAAATAACTGCCTCCTGAAACAAATAAGCCATCACAAAGTAGAGATCCTTACCCAGAGAGCTTCAAATGAAGCTAAGGCATAATATTAGTAAAGAAGACATCTTCATCTTGAAATGGCACGAGAAATAATATTAGTGATGTAGTTAGTCATACATTAGCTATTTTAAATGCACATCACAATCCATCTGAAGCAGGGGAGGAACCATGGAACACCGCAACATATTTTTCAACTAGTGGGTGGAAAATGAGATCTTCAAGTAGAACCTTATCAGTGGGCAATTGTATAAGCCCTTCTTTCTCACCGCACAGAAGCTCTCTGATTATAGCAATTAGAAGAAATCATACATAGTAATGATCTGTACAGCTTAATTCTCACATGctcttgcaaaaaaaaaaaaaaaaaaaaaaaaaaaaaaaaaaaaaaaaaaaNNNNNNNNNNNNNNNNNNNNNNNNNNNNNNNNNNNNNNNNNNNNNNNNNNNNNNNNNNNNNNNNNNNNNNNNNNNNNNNNNNNNNNNNNNNNNNNNNNNNNNNNNNNNNNNNNNNNNNNNNNNNNNNNNNNNNNNNNNNNNNNNNNNNNNNNNNNNNNNNNNNNNNNNNNNNNNNNNNNNNNNNNNNNNNNNNNNNNNNNNNNNNNNNNNNNNNNNNNNNNNNNNNNNNNNNNNNNNNNNNNNNNNNNNNNNNNNNNNNNNNNNNNNNNNNNNNNNNNNNNNNNNNNNNNNNNNATgctcttgaaaaaaaaaaaaaaaaaaaaaaaaaaaaaaacagcattaTGCTACACTTCTTTTTCTCCAACTGAAACATTCTTTGGCAGAGTTGATTCAAAATACTACCTACCCTCCAAATCATCAAGGTCCTCATGGAACTATGGAAGACTTTGTGTTTTCTAATTGCAATCTCACTCCACCATTGTAAGGGGTTCAGTAAAAAGCTAGCAATGAATACAAGTCCTGAGAGGTTTgcacatttaatttgttagatTGAGGTAGTATTCTTGAGTTTAAATCCACAAATTTTCCCATTTCTAAAATAATACAGTTTAGTAGGATTACAGCATGAATATGACTATCCCCAAGTCAGGAAGATACAATTGATAGTAGTACACTTCATGAATGATATATTACATTTCTACTATGTCAGGCTTCATAGATCAATCAAACTCATCGCCATTGTGGCTCAGATCATCCCCATCAAGCATGTGCTCCCTGCAAGTGAAAAGTGTCGGGTGTTTGGGTTAGCAGTGTGGGGGAAATATGCAAGTCGCTATGAATTGGTAAAGTCTAGAATTGCAGTTAGCTTATATGTGTTATTGAATCCATCTACCCAAAGTGAAAGAGTTTAATGGCAACGTGAGTGAGGATGTTTTCCCTTGGGTATTTTTACCGTTAAAAGGACAGAAGAAAGACAGTCGACAATAGTGTGCAGAAGAATGATTTCTGCTAGTCTTGAACTTTACTAGATCTCTACTGTCTGTGCAGAAGAAATAAAGTTCCAATACTAGCATAAATCTTAGCTATGGGTGCAGTATCAATACACACAGTGGAGGTGTGATTTTGTTGATGAATAAAATGTGATGAAGATGGATCGTTAAATTTGGAAGGAGCAAAATCCTAAATGGTTTACCAAGTACGATTCTTGTCACACATGGGTGTTATTATGAAAGGCCTCTATTCATGCAAACCAATACCTTAATCTTTCACAGAGCCGAGCTAATGCATCAGACCCTGTTCTTGATGCAACATCCTCAATTTCAGAAGCATTAGCAGGAGTGACACTTTCAGCAAGTCGAAACTCGCATAACTCCTTCAAGGAACATGCATCCGTCAATACTGCAGAATGGCCGCCACCAGCTGCCAGCTTCCTGACTTCTCCAACACACCTAGAACAATGCTTGAATTAGAAAATTTATCAACAGGTATTATAGATGTGAAGCAAATAGTTTAGGAAGGCCATACCAATCAACTGGCGAAGGATACCAAGCATATGTGGATTTCTCATTAGCCGCTTGACCATAGCTATTGTAACCCCATCCATGAATTCTTCCATCCTTGGTAGAAATTAAAGTGTGAGAATGTCCACAGGTTACAAGTTGCACACCAGCTGGGATAACCAGAATAGGTATATTTCTAAGCATCACATCTGATTCATTGAGTTTGCAAGAGAAAGATCCTGATAGGGGCCCAAGGCCCAATTGCCCAACTTGACCTCCACCCCAGGTATAAAGAGCTCCTTTAGTGGTCAGAGCACATGTGTGCATACCACCGCATGCAATGTCCTTGACGAAGACGCTATCAAGGGAAACCACACGCCTAGGCAGAAGTTCCTTATCACTAGACTGGAGGGAACAATGCCCAAGCTGGCCCATGCTTCCTAGTCCCCAAGTGTAGCTGCAACATTAGATTAAATCATTACAAGAGGAAGAATACTTATCTGATATCATATAgcaattgaagaaaaaaattcaagagATCCAAAGCTCATTTGCTGTCTGTATAAGATTTTGTTTCGCTAGCAAAGCAGCATATATAGGGATTAACAGAAAAGTAATTACTTGGATAATTAAGAGGAGTCTTACAAAGTGGAAAGACTAGGTAGCAAGGACCAACAGCAAATTCTAAACAGTGAAACATTACAGTGAGTAAAGAAGGCAAAATCCTCTATTCCCCACCCCATCATAAGAAATTTATGCTATCAACATTGTCACAAAAGCTGGGTGCTTTCCTGAATCAATATCAAGTTGCTGATCTTGACCACAAAAAAGGCAACaaaagaaattcaaagaaactAAATAGACTAGAAAATGAGATTGGCATGAGAAAAATATGCCAAGTATTTTCTATTAACTTACTATTAAGTACTCTATCTAGCCTCTATATTAACAGAACTACATACAAATATGCaacttctattttaattttcaaattcagAATGGAACTTGGAGCTAAGCGTATACAGTTAGTTATACACAAATCTACTTTTATTAGATATCCAAGTCAAGCTGGGATATGATATGCCCTCTCTCTGTGAGCCAGAAAGGTGCTTTGATGATAGATCAGTCATCAGCATGACAAATGTCAATAAAAAACTCAATTGTCCCCTTTGAGAATATGATTCTCCACTGTGTTACTAGAAACCATTTCCATTGCGAAGCTTCAACCGAACAAATCTATAGCACAAAATCCAATTGTGTAAAATTCAGTGTTTTAGCTTTccatcttttctttttctatctCTACCTTTCTACTTGTATTATCTAATGCTTGCTGTCTTACTCCCTATTTGTCAGTTAGAGGGGTTGTTATGCATCTTATGTTATCACTATCTGCCATCCATCAGCTATTCCAAAAATGGGGTGGCTAGACTCCAGATTAGTTGGGTATACTGGGGGATCTTTGAACACTTACACCTCGCCTTCTTCTGATATAGCTGCTGAGTGGTACTCCCCACATGACACTTGAGTAATCTTCACAACCTCAGGGGCATCATCGAGAAATTTAGCATATCCACTAATCACACGAGGGCCTTGAAGGCCTTCACTTGTAACACCTCTGCCAAGCTGACCATATTCATTATAGCCTGGTTTTCCGAAGCATTAAGAGTTCTAATTAATACTTTCCACAATATCAGAGTCTGATAGTTAGTTTCCATTCTTAAGTTGTAAAACCAAATGAGAAATAAAAGTTAGAGTTCAAGCCATGAGTTTCAGCGAATCAGATAAATCACAGATGATATTACGATAAACTATGCAAGCATAACAAATAATGTTACAGAAGTTACCCCATGCTTGTAGTACACCATCTTCTGATAGAGCCACAACATGAACAGCCCCACATGAAACTTGGCGAATAATCTGGATTGGTCAAACAAATTAGAGTGGTTTGGCACATTGTCGAAATAAACGAAAACTTCATAGTCCATAATATATAGAGTGTGTTTGTGCTGGTGTttgagtgagagagagagagagttcccaaaaaaaaaaaaattgagtatgGTGTCCATACCACATCAGGAGAAAAGGCACCCCAAAATAGACGTGGATAATTGGACccctgaaaa
This portion of the Ipomoea triloba cultivar NCNSP0323 chromosome 5, ASM357664v1 genome encodes:
- the LOC116020752 gene encoding ultraviolet-B receptor UVR8; this translates as MDIDEIFGESRTTSLPTKSAIYVWGYNNSGQTGRKGKERSLRIPRQLPSQLFGCPPPAGNSRWLDIACGREHTAAVASDGSLFTWGTNEFGQLGDGTEEGRKHPAKVKQLQSEFVLSVSCGAHCTAAIAEPRENDGSMSTRRLWVWGQNQGSNYPRLFWGAFSPDVIIRQVSCGAVHVVALSEDGVLQAWGYNEYGQLGRGVTSEGLQGPRVISGYAKFLDDAPEVVKITQVSCGEYHSAAISEEGEVYTWGLGSMGQLGHCSLQSSDKELLPRRVVSLDSVFVKDIACGGMHTCALTTKGALYTWGGGQVGQLGLGPLSGSFSCKLNESDVMLRNIPILVIPAGVQLVTCGHSHTLISTKDGRIHGWGYNSYGQAANEKSTYAWYPSPVDWCVGEVRKLAAGGGHSAVLTDACSLKELCEFRLAESVTPANASEIEDVASRTGSDALARLCERLREHMLDGDDLSHNGDEFD